The DNA sequence ttatgGATCTATTGAAATCAAAGTATCCAAAATGCTTGTCACTTGAATAAGAGGAAGTGTATTACTCTCTGCCCATGGTATAAAATGTTACAGTACCACTCTGCAGATGGAGGGCCCTGTTGTAAACCAAGACTTGCCAGCTCCCCTTTGCCAGTACTGTGTGATAGTTGCTGCTTAGCCCCCATATACAATCATTAATGAAAGCATGCTTCATGCTGGCCTCCTGTGTAAATATAACCAAATTATAGTGCATAGACTCTGAAAGTGTTATTGCTTTCCTACAAATGCCACTCCAGATTTAGCACTGATTATCCATGGACATTCTACCTTCCCAGGTGAAGAATAAAAGTAAAGCTTGTCAAACTTGAGCATGCATTCCTGTCACAGGAAtaaaggtacagcataaggaatacagtcaatggtactgtaagaGCGTTGTACACCGATAGGTGGTAtctacacttgtggtaagcacAGCATGATGTATAGGGAAGTTGAATCActtttgtatacctgaaactaatgtgacattgtgtgtcaactgtactcaaatttaaaaaaaaatcctgaagggTTTTTAAAACACAGGTTCCTGGAATCTACCACCATGAGTTCCAATTCAGTAGTTCTGGGATGGGACCgccaagttttcatttctcataagTTTCCATATGACGCGGATGCTGTAGATCTGTGAACTACAATTTGAAGACAAGTGCTGTAAAGACTTAAATCATGAAAGTTGTGGTAGTCTACAACATCCCAAGCTATGACCTAACTAGGGGAAACAAATCTGGCAGGCAAGGGTCAATGACGAGGTCTCTCCACATCTCCTTTTGGGCTTACATCCTGATATTTTTCCTAAGGACAGTGTTTGCTCAAAGTCTGCCCTTAGAACCATCTGTGTTAGAATAACCTGGCCCCAGATCTCATGGATGAGCATCTCTGGGGATGGAGCTGGGATCTGCCTCTTTAAaaactcccaggtgattctgctgAACATCAAAGTTTAGGGACACTGACTAGGGCTTCTGTCCTGGAGGGAGTAAGAAGAGTACTGAGCAATTAATACATGTTTAATGCATGTCTCTAATCAAGAGCTTTGTGCCCTGTCCCCTTGAGCTCTTTCCCTGGTGAGTACAGTGGAGTCTTCACATCTCCACTTCTAAAGCTGGTGAATTGAGCAGAGTAAGCTCCAGGCTTATGATTTTGCTTTGTGTCAGTGAGAGGGTTAGGACCACAGAAGTTGTAAGCTAAATCTGAACTCTGGGTGTCCTGTAGAGAAGCTGAGAAACCAAGTCCACACTCCCAGGAGCCAGAGGACTTGAGCATAAAGTTCAGAGCAGAACTGGGTATCTGTCATCaggagcaggtgtgtgtgtgtgtgtgtgtgtgtgtgtgtgtgtgtgtgtgtggtgtggtgtgtgtgtgtgtgtgtgtgtgcatgcatgcacatagaCACAGGTGCTCATCACTTCTCAGTGCTCTCACTGAACCCACTTTTTATTACTAGTTCCTAAAGACAGGGATACCACAATCACCACTGGCCACTGACTCTTGGACCTTTAACCCTGAACCTTGGGGAAATGAGGAACAGAATCAGCTGGCTGTGTAAGATTAGTGGGCACATCCCCAGATTCAAGCTGGGGGCCCCATCTCATCATTCAAGTTCTAGCTGTCAGAATCTTAGTTCTTATTTGCTTAGTGTTAATGGTGCTTAGTTCATAGTTGTTCTTAGTGCATGCAGTGTCAACCAGCCCTTCCCAATGCTTCTCTCCAAAGTCCCTGATCACCACCTCCCCTTTAGACAGCACTGCTGTTTCCACCTAGAAGTATATTTGAAAGGCAACTTTTACCTAGAGAGCTTTGGTTCCTCTTTTCATTCACACAGCACCTGTATTACAGCTCTTCGTTAGAAGTTGATGATTTCCTCCCTGAAATCCCTAGTATAGTCTCATACATTCATTGAATGTGTCAAACCTTGGGCCCAGGAAAGATTTTCTACCTCAATTACATTTACTGTGTTCCACTGAAGATAAGACCCTGAGTTTCTTTGCTagagttcttttcattttatatggaATAGGAACAACATAGCCACATGTAGGACCCcttgtttaattctttttgacTCAGGGACTAGTATCCCAATTTTAGGAAGGAAAACCTGAGACTCCAACAGGTACAATGCCTTGTCCAAAGACATAGATCTGACAAATGGTGGAAAGGTGAGTTTAATCCACTCTGTCTGgttccaaagcccatgctttgCCTTCGACAGCACACAGCCTCACTGTCAAAGAAATATCAATTCTCAGTAAGTGGTGGTTGAGGTATTATTGACCAGAAGGCTGATTGCGGTGGAGTAAGAGTCCATATATGATCTTTATAAAAGgtttatgcagaaaaaaaaagagatattatCAAATTGTATCcaaggaatttttattaaaataccaaATCTCATAGACTAGATAAATTTACTAGTTCAGAAAGGAGTAGCCCTATTTATAAAGCATgagggaaagcagagaaaatggaGGGAAGGTGGAAGAAGTCCAGAAGTGTGGGATAGTGGAGGTTTCATTTTCTACCAGGCAGATGTAGTTGGCTCCTTGCCTGTATTCCCAACTTCATCATTGCGTCTATGGCCTTTGCCTGcatcaggtcataatcccacaaTGAAGTGGCTTTGTGGCACCTGAACTCTGCTCAATATCTGCCTATTGAGGGGAGGGAGCAGTCAGGAGGGAGAAATAAAGGGGTCTCATGACATGGAGGGCAGGAAACTAACATTGATTTGTGCCAACAATATGCATGGTGTTTCACCAATATTATTAATATTCACAATTTTCTCATGACTGAGGCTCATAGTCATatctccaatttaaaaaaatttttaatgtttatttttgagagacacagagagagagagagagagagagagagagagagagagagagagagagaacgagcaggggaagggcagagagagacggagacacagaatccaaagtaggcttcaggctctgacctatcaAAACAGAGCCCACCCTATGTGGAccttaaactcacagactgtgagatcatgactgaactgaaagctggatgcttaaccaactgagccacccaggcgccccatcatatCTCCAATttagagataagaaaattgagactCAAAATGTGTCACTTGCCCAGAACTCACAAACATGAAATAGTATTGCCAGAATGTGAATCTATTTCTAATTGCATTGCTTGTCTGATTCACCACACTGCACtcagacatggggctctatctttAACATCATAGCCAAAAGTCCAAAATGCTGGAGTGAGCAGACACAGATTAGGAACCTGGGCCAGGCACTCTTCTCTACTGGCCCACCTAGAACTCTCTTGTGTTGGCAGCTTTTcagtaagtttaaaaaagaagatagtaTACCCACATGGAGTAGTAGTATGCTCAATTCATCAGCCTAAAGAAGCAAGGGATTTTAAACCCACCTGTATAAAGctcttctgaatttttctttcagttaacaACTACTATAATGCAATCCTAACATCCTGCATTTACATACTGTATGTAGGCAGATATAGGCATTTGACATTGATTTTTGTCTTAAAGGAACTTTTAATTAAGACACAGTGAGATCATAAATATGTTTTCCTACTTACTTTGCAGGATTTGGTAATTTAGGCTTTAGACTATTTTAATGGGCAAATAGCAGTGGTTGAGGGAGAACACAAATAGATTTTGTAAGAAACAAAACTCCTGGACATGTGTAGAATTTTTACAGGGCTGATTATCCAGAGCTGTAGTTCAAGATGCCAAGAGCCCAAATGAGAAAGCTAAAAAGGAGAAGGGGGCATATCATGGCGCCTCTTTGACCTCTCTTGATAacagctctttctcttttttttttaatatttatttatttattcggggggagagtgcaagtgggggaggggcagagagagggtgacagaggatccaaagcaggctctgcgctgacaggctgacagcagtgagcccgatgtggggctctaactcatgaaccgcgaggtaatgacctgagctgaagtcagacgctcaactgactgagccacccaggtgcccaataacAGCTGTTTCTATTATGAATTGTGGATTTTCATCGTGTCACGCAAGCTcattgaatcatgaagaaattggaaaatgATCTAAAGAAGTCCTGATAAATGTAATTCCTAGCAATAAATATATAACTGTCAgcaatatttttgcatttttaaacagTGCTCTTGCAAGACTGAGCTCTGAGAATTTCTGAGTTCAATCGACagatatgtttctttttctttgaccttTATACATTATGGAAATTTTGGATATTTGCTTTTGATCCACTTACCTTTGGGAAGATGGAATCCCAATTTGTTGAAACCTTCTccttatattttacttattaatgGATTTGGAGTCAGATTTCAAAATCTTACAACTTGAAAGTTAAGTCTAACCTGACAATTGTCtttaaacatacagaaatggaagagaaattagGGAGATTTTAGCTTAATAGTTCCTGCTAAGACAGTGCAAGGCTTTCTCTTTACTGACTAGACACAGCTATGAAAATACGTTGTGGCCTGGGCTGCCTGTCCCCTGGATGGTGAAAAATGCCAGTTGAGCCACTTTTTCTTCTATAGCACACTGTCTTCTCTGTTGGCAAATTCTCTCATTTTACATGATAAACAccatccagtttttaaaaatttgttgagacATGGCAATGCGGACAGACACTGGCATATTCACCAGTTAAAAGGATCTCATTTTTATCTGCCTGAGGTTAAATTAACAtctgttgatttctgctttttcactgtccTTTTACCCCGAGCAGAAGAAGGTGAACATGAGGCCTAAGAACCAGAGCAGCGTGTCCGAGTTCCTCCTCCTGGGGCTCCCCATCCGGCCAGAGCAGCAGGGCATGTTCTTCACCCTATTCCTGGGCATGTACCTGACCACGGTGCTGGGGAACCTGCTCATCATCCTGCTCATCAGGCTGGACTCTCGCCTCCACACCCCTATGTACTTCTTCCTCAGCCACTTGGCCCTCACAGATGTCTCCTTCTCATCTGTCACCGTCCCCAAGATGCTGATAAACATGCACTTTCAGGATCAATCCATCCCCTACACAGGCTGTGTAACACagatgtattttttcatattttttactgATCTGGACAATTTTCTTCTCACATCGATGGCATATGATCGGTATGTGGCTATCTGTCACCCACTCCACTATACCACCATCATGAGAGAGGGGGTGTGTATCTTACTAGTAGCTGTATCTTGGATCCTGTCCTGTGCCAGTGCCCTGTCTCACACTCTCCTCTTGGCCCAGCTGTCCTTTTGTGCTGACAATGCCATCCCCCATTTCTTCTGTGACCTTGGTGTCCTGCTCAAGCTCTCCTGCTCAGACACCTCCCTTAATGAGCTGGTCATTTTCACAGCAGGTGTGGCAGTCATTACTATCCCACTAATTTGCATCTTGATCTCTTATGGCCACATTGGGGCCACCATCTTGAAGGTTCCCTCTACCAGGGGGATCTGCAAAGCCTTGTCCACGTGTGGCTCCCACCTCTCTGTGGTATCTTTGTATTACGGAACAATCATTGGGctgtattttttcccttcatcCAGCAGTTCCAGTGACAAGAACATTATTGCCTCTGTGATGTACACAGTGGTCACTCCATTGCTTAACCCTTTCATTTATAGCCTAAGGAACAGAGACATGAAAGGGTCCCTGGAGAAACTCCTCAACAGGCCAATAGTCTTATGTCAGTGACATCTGCTCATCTTTATAACAGACATAGGTAATCACATATCCCCAGATGCTAGACCGCTAATCTTAAGCCTAGCATGGAATAGGTGCTCAGTATATATTTGACAACTTCAATTACATTGTTACAGTTATTCACTCTTTGCCTACGAACTCTTTAGTAGAGGCTGTGAATTCTTAGTTGATATTATTGATTGCTACTCTTGTCTATTAGATTGTGATATCATGTAGCTAATACAATGTATGTTTCTCCCCTTATTTCCTGGgaatttattagttcttttcaaaaaatagtttattgaggtataattgacatataaatgttatatgtatttaaagtgtacaccTTTATGTTTTGAGatgtatatgttgtgaaatgattgccaTTTCAAGCTAATTGATATACCTATCACCTCCACATagttaacattttgttttattgttgtgtgtgtggtgagggaaTTTAAGATACATTCACCTAGCAAAtgtcaagtatacaatacagtattgatATCTGTGGTCATCTTGCTGTACATTAgttcttaaaaactttttcatcatGCATAACTGAACTTTGTACAATATACTAGGTGAAAtcagtcagacacagaaagacaaatcctgcatgatctcacttttatgtggaatctaaaacagtcCTATTTAGAGAAGCAGATATAGAATGGTGATTGCTGGGAGCTAGGGGGAAGGAGAAATTGGGTGATATTGGAAAGTTATTCTTTGAGAAAGAAGCTATAAATGAAATCAGGAGGGactcaatacattttaatttatttgtcaTTTAGGATAGAGTAAATACCAGAAAAATagtgagactttctttttttttttctatgaaccaaaacctgtatttaaaaaaaatcagtggttagAAGTTATCAGGGACATTTTATATGCTTTTCCTTCATGATATAGAACtgtaaatacttttaaagtaGGTATCTcctaaaccttttatttttttattttttaatatgaaatttattgtcaaattggtttccatacaacatccagtgctcatccccaacaggtgccctcctcaatgcccatcacccaccctcccgtccctcctacccctcatcaaccctcagtttattctcagtttttaagagtcttttatagttTGCCTATCATATAGATTCTGTCACTCATTAGCTATTTTGCAAGCTACCTACTCTACGTCAGTGTGTCTAGACCTTGTCGTACACAGCTGGATAAAGACACAACCTCCATGCAAAAGAAGGGAACAGTCTAGTGGTGTAGAGACAGGTGAGCTAAAAATATACAGGAATATTAAAAAGTGCTTTAATATAATACTATTGATAATAATTGTGCTTATTGAGCATGTTACTGTGTTGGGCATGCAATTAAAAGCTTTAtctgttattatcttttttagtGCTCATAATAATCCTATGAAGCATGTacattattatctgcatttttcaGTTGAGGATAATGAACTTAGAGACAATGGCCTAAATATAATAAATGGCAGTAGCATAGGGAGGATATAGTTAACGCTGCCTGGATATCACCAAAAGCTTTACAGAGGAGGTAGTCCTGTAGCTGGGTTTTGAAAGATGTTCAGGATGATGATGCCTAATGAGAGAAATGGCAGTCttggcagagagaacagagtgaATGAGGGCACTGAAATAGCATAgttcaggaaaatgtaaaaagtgGGTGTTGCTAAAGCATATGTGTGTATGAGTTGAGGGGGGCAAGAGATGAGTCTAGACAGTCAGATAAGGACTATATGGTGAAGGGGTTAGGATGTTCTGTTGGGGACTTAAGACATTGCCTTTCAAGTGACTGGGCACCATTTGCTGGGGATGGGGTGCAGTAGGGATTAAACCTGGGGAAGGTTACATTTGTATCCTAGAAGACTATTCaggtaacaaatgtaccacatgGGTTGGCAATGAATTGGAGAGCCTAGAGACAGAGAGCTCAATCAGAAGGTTATTGTGCATCCAGGTCACAGATGATAAAGGCCTGAATGAAGACAATGGCATGGGGACAGACAAAAGAATATCTTAGAAGGTAGACTAGAGTGGTCTTGGTTATTAATGGGAAGTAGGTGGTAGAATAGGATTGTTCTGGATTTCTGGTTCTGTAAACTGATATTTAAGAACATAATGAAGGCTAGGCACTTTGAATAATTTTGATCaggctttaaaatcttttaaaagtgagTGGCACTTGGGTagtttagtcagttgagcgtccaactcttgatttccgctcaggtcctgatgttGCAGtgcatgagattgagccccacattgggctctgcgctgacagtgcacagagcctgcttggaattctctcactttttctctgcccctctctcactcgcttctgactctctctctcaaaataaataagtaaacattaaaaaagtcttTTAGAAGTGAGGAAAcaagatttttattaaatatatttattgtcaaattggctaacatacagtgtgctcttggtgttgggggtagattcctgtggtttatcgcttatatacaatacccaatgctaatcccaacaagtgccctcctcaatgtgcATCCCAaattttcccctccctgccccatcaaccctcagtttgttctctgtatctaagagtctcttatggtttgcctccctccctctcggtTTGTaactccttttttcccttcccttcctccaggtcttctgttaagtttctcaagttccacatatgagtgaacacatatgatatctgtctttctctgactgacttctttcacttagcacaatatcctccagttccatccaactTGCTGCAAATGAagaggatttcattctttctcattgccaagtagtattctattgtatacataaaccacattttctttatttatcacTTGATGGGCGTTTGGGcactttctataatttggctattgttgaaagcactgctataaacattgggatacatgtgcccctatgaatcactactcctgtatcctttggataaattccctagtagtgctatttctgggttgtagtgtagttctatttttaactttttgaggaatctcaacactgttttccagagcatctccaccaatttgcattctcaccaacagtgcaggatggttcccgtttctccacatcctcaccagcatctgtcgtttcctgagttgttaattttagtcactctgactggtgtgaggtggtatctcaatgtggttttgatttgtatttccctaatgatgagtggtgttgagcatcttttcatgtgtctgttggccatctggatgtcttctttggaaaagtgtctattcatgtcttctgcccatttcttcactggattatttgtttttttaggtgaATTTCacaaattctttatagattttggatactaacccttcattcaatatgttatttgcaaatattttttcccattccgttggttaccttttagttttgttgattggaGGAAACAAGTTTCTAACcacctgtttttttaattttttatttatttaaaaaattttttttaaatgtttattttttgagagacagagacagagtgtgagcaggggagggacagagagagagggagacacagaatctgaagcaggctccaggctctgaactgtcagcacagagcccgacagcccgatgcagggtttgaacctgtgaatcgtgagatcataatctgagccaaagctgtacacttaaccaactgagccaccaggtaccccactacctgcttttaaaaaaaaaaggttccaggggctcctgggtggctcagtcagttaagcatctaactttggctcaggtcatgatctagaagttcatgaatttgagccctgtgttgggctctgtgctgacagctcagagcctggagcctgcttcagattctgtgtctccttctctctacccctccccactcatgctctctctctctctctcaaaaaatgaataaccatttaaaaaaaatttaagattccaAGCAAAAGGCAGGCAAATACCATAAATAGGCAAATTTGAAAGCTCTTCATTATCACCCCCAACTCAATCCCAATTGAAAGCACATCCTACTCACATGACACTACCTACATGAAAAGACttataaataatttgtatttacaaATAATTCAGGGTGAATTATTTTATTGTCAACATCATATTAACTCTACTTAAAACGGGTGACCTTAAAGGAACAGAAGTGTGAACATAGGGATTGGGGTGGGTATACTAGGATgtatcaaaagaagaataaatttggaactTTGAATATAGTGGTAACTATTTTGACTGTGTAGGACCTAAGAATGTTAGACTACTCAACAGTGACAGGTAATAGAGTCCCCAGGTGGATCTTTGTACACTCTATGCTGACTTAATTGCTAACTGACACAATGATATTGGGGAAACCAAAACAGACATGTAGTCTCATCTCTTAGTCTGCTTGGGGCCTGTGGGAAAGCCCCAAACAGGGTTACAACATGTCTGCACTGCCACTGGATTAAGATTCCGTGAGGCTCAGAATGGAGAAAGAAACTAGAAGACCATCTAGAGAAACCACCATCTAGAGAAACCAGAAGGTAGGGCTAATTGGGCCAGTTTGAGCAGTAGGTTCAGGACATCAAAGGGACACTGATGGCAGGGATAGTGTGGAGCTGTATCCAGTAATCTTATACCTCAGCCTTCCTCGTATCCAGGGGTTATGTCATCAGGCCTTAGAACTCTTCCAAGGGACCCTCTCCTGAAATAACTGATCATGAGAAGTAGAAGGTATTTTTCTTGCCAGTTCAAAGGA is a window from the Felis catus isolate Fca126 chromosome D4, F.catus_Fca126_mat1.0, whole genome shotgun sequence genome containing:
- the LOC101092804 gene encoding olfactory receptor 1J4; translation: MRRENQSSVSEFLLLGLPIRPEQQAMFFALFLGMYLTTVLGNLLIILLIRLDSRLHTPMYFFLGHLAFTDVSFSSVTVPKMLMDMHAKYKSIPYEGCISQMYFFIFFTDLDSFLITSMAYDRYAAICHPLHYTTIMREELCALLVAISWILSCASSLSHTLLLTQLMRPKNQSSVSEFLLLGLPIRPEQQGMFFTLFLGMYLTTVLGNLLIILLIRLDSRLHTPMYFFLSHLALTDVSFSSVTVPKMLINMHFQDQSIPYTGCVTQMYFFIFFTDLDNFLLTSMAYDRYVAICHPLHYTTIMREGVCILLVAVSWILSCASALSHTLLLAQLSFCADNAIPHFFCDLGVLLKLSCSDTSLNELVIFTAGVAVITIPLICILISYGHIGATILKVPSTRGICKALSTCGSHLSVVSLYYGTIIGLYFFPSSSSSSDKNIIASVMYTVVTPLLNPFIYSLRNRDMKGSLEKLLNRPIVLCQ